From Cygnus olor isolate bCygOlo1 chromosome 7, bCygOlo1.pri.v2, whole genome shotgun sequence, a single genomic window includes:
- the DUSP5 gene encoding dual specificity protein phosphatase 5, which yields MKVTSLDCRQLRKLLRKEPSRCLVLDCRPYLSYSASCLRGSLNVNLNSVVMRRARGGAVPLHFVVPDEAARARLLRGGDGGAPGASRLAAVVVLDQGTGHWQKLKKDSTAQIVLNALLSSLPEAGARVCFLKGGYETFNSQYPECCVDGKLISPDRNDVEKNLASHCEKQSANQKPAYDQGGPVEILPFLYLGSAYHASKCEFLANLHITALLNVSRKSSEPFKDQYCYKWIPVEDSHTADISSHFQEAIDFIDYVRRTGGKILVHCEAGISRSPTICMAYLMKTKKLRLEEAFDYIKQRRSLISPNFGFMGQLLQYESEILSSTPSPPVASCKREAASFFAEELTLGKNFEGSCFAFPTSVLSSVPIHSPVHQLKLSPMTASSSC from the exons ATGAAAGTCACGTCCCTCGACTGCCGGCAGCTGCGGAAGCTCCTGCGGAAGGAGCCCTCCCGCTGCCTGGTGCTGGACTGCCGCCCCTACCTGTCCTACTCGGCCTCCTGCCTCCGCGGCTCGCTCAACGTCAACCTCAACTCGGTGGTGATGCGCAgggcccgcggcggggccgtgcccctCCACTTCGTGGTGCCCGACGAGGCGGCCCGAGCCCGGCTGCTGCGGGGGGGAGacgggggggcgccgggggcgtCCCGCCTGGCGGCCGTGGTGGTGCTGGACCAGGGCACGGGGCACTGGCAGAAGCTGAAGAAGGACAGCACGGCGCAGATCGTCCTCAACGCCTTGCTTTCCAGCCTCCCCGAGGCCGGGGCCAGGGTCTGCTTCTTGAAAG GGGGATATGAAACCTTTAACTCGCAATATCCTGAGTGCTGCGTGGATGGAAAGCTCATTTCCCCCGACAGGAACGACGTGGAGAAAAACCTCGCCAGCCACTGTGAGAAGCAGAGTGCCAACCAGAAGCCTGCCTACGACCAG GGTGGCCCGGTGGAAATCCTGCCTTTTCTCTACCTTGGTAGTGCCTACCACGCTTCCAAGTGCGAGTTTCTCGCCAACCTGCACATCACGGCCCTGCTCAATGTCTCCAGGAAAAGCTCGGAGCCCTTCAAGGACCAGTACTGCTACAAGTGGATCCCGGTGGAGGACAGCCACACGGCCGACATCAGCTCGCACTTCCAGGAAGCCATCGACTTCATCG attatGTCAGACGAACAGGGGGCAAGATTCTGGTGCACTGCGAAGCGGGGATTTCACGCTCTCCTACCATCTGCATGGCGTATCTCATGAAAACGAAGAAGCTCCGCCTGGAGGAGGCCTTTGATTACATCAAGCAGCGCCGGAGCCTGATCTCGCCAAACTTTGGTTTCATGGGACAGTTACTACAATATGAGTCAGAGATCTTGTCTTCCACCCCCAGCCCACCCGTTGCCTCGTGCAAAAGAGAAGCCGCGTCTTTTTTTGCAGAAGAACTGACGTTAGGCAAAAATTTTGAAGGCTCGTGTTTCGCCTTTCCTACCTCAGTGTTGAGTTCTGTGCCCATCCACTCTCCCGTCCACCAGCTGAAACTCAGCCCGATGACAGCATCTTCATCCTGCTGA